Proteins encoded in a region of the Rutidosis leptorrhynchoides isolate AG116_Rl617_1_P2 chromosome 9, CSIRO_AGI_Rlap_v1, whole genome shotgun sequence genome:
- the LOC139866860 gene encoding protein NODULATION SIGNALING PATHWAY 1-like, with protein MIKQDTFFSPYIPLKSDPNQETISFDEPDPNSSTDPVSDWLEDSVSYLPSFLDDPYDRWWVPAQDLEQELYSSTTSNSAKNSASNITSTDTKITIATTSNHLFVHDQSNKIFSDLSKKRKAPEDRPAGQVKKPINKRSQGKSTKGSCKSVNNKNGRWAEQLLNPCVTAMTTGNVKRVRHLLLVLRELASPTGDANYRLAAHGLQALNHHLSSTNYQSVPPINFSTVKPKFFQQSLINFNDINPWFTIPNNIANNSILQVLSESEEHGPRNLHILDIGVSHGIQWPTLLEALSRRAGGPPPTVRLTVVPPTHDNNQIPFADSPHGYNFIPNILRFANEYKIKLHINNLDNCPLQNLNDDVINSSQDETLIVCAQFRLHNLNHNNPDNRTDFLKTIRSLEPKGVILSDNNMDCSCNSCSTFDSGFSKRVDYLWNFLDSTSAAFKGREMDERKMMEGEASKALINNCEMNETKERWSERMISVGFVGDVFRDDVMDGARALLRKYDNNWDLKLDEKDKCIGLWWKGQPVSFCSLWKTDDAVTSTNT; from the coding sequence ATGATCAAGCAAGACACCTTTTTCTCACCTTATATTCCTCTCAAATCTGACCCAAATCAAGAAACTATATCTTTCGATGAACCCGACCCAAACTCTAGCACCGACCCAGTGTCAGATTGGCTAGAAGATTCGGTTTCGTATCTACCATCATTTTTAGATGACCCGTATGATCGTTGGTGGGTACCCGCCCAAGATCTAGAACAAGAGCTTTACAGTTCAACTACCTCCAACTCTGCAAAAAATTCAGCAAGTAATATCACTAGTACTGATACAAAGATAACCATCGCCACGACTAGTAATCATCTCTTCGTTCATGATCAGTCAAATAAAATCTTTTCTGATTTATCCAAGAAACGCAAAGCGCCTGAAGATCGGCCTGCAGGACAAGTCAAGAAGCCAATAAACAAAAGGAGTCAAGGAAAGTCAACTAAAGGTAGTTGTAAAAGTGTTAACAACAAAAACGGTAGGTGGGCCGAGCAATTGCTAAATCCATGCGTGACTGCAATGACTACTGGTAATGTGAAACGTGTCCGCCACCTCCTCCTAGTCCTTCGTGAGTTGGCATCACCAACTGGCGATGCCAACTACAGACTGGCAGCACACGGGCTCCAAGCCCTCAACCACCACCTCTCGTCCACCAACTACCAATCGGTCCCACCAATAAATTTCTCGACGGTGAAGCCAAAATTCTTTCAACAATCTCTAATAAATTTTAATGACATCAATCCATGGTTCACAATTCCAAACAATATAGCCAACAACTCCATCCTCCAAGTGTTGTCGGAGAGCGAAGAACATGGCCCACGTAATCTTCACATACTTGATATTGGAGTCTCTCATGGAATCCAATGGCCCACGCTTCTAGAAGCATTGAGTCGTCGAGCAGGTGGGCCACCACCAACGGTCCGACTCACGGTAGTACCTCCAACACACGACAACAATCAAATCCCTTTTGCAGACAGCCCACACGGTTACAATTTCATCCCAAACATTCTTCGTTTCGCAAATGAATACAAAATCAAGTTACACATCAACAACCTAGACAATTGTCCTTTACAAAAtcttaatgatgatgtcatcaaCTCGTCCCAAGATGAGACGCTAATCGTTTGTGCTCAGTTTAGACTTCACAATCTAAACCATAACAATCCAGACAACAGAACAGATTTTTTGAAAACCATACGAAGTCTAGAACCAAAAGGAGTGATTTTAAGCGATAACAACATGGACTGCAGCTGCAACAGTTGTAGTACTTTCGATTCAGGATTTTCAAAGAGGGTGGATTACTTATGGAATTTTTTGGACTCAACGAGCGCTGCGTTTAAAGGTAGAGAAATGGATGAAAGAAAGATGATGGAAGGCGAGGCTTCAAAAGCGTTGATTAATAATTGTGAAATGAATGAAACGAAAGAGCGATGGAGTGAAAGGATGATTAGCGTCGGGTTTGTTGGGGATGTTTTTAGGGACGATGTGATGGACGGAGCTCGCGCGTTGTTGAGAAAATATGACAATAATTGGGATCTGAAACTTGATGAAAAAGATAAATGTATAGGGTTATGGTGGAAAGGCCAACCTGTTTCGTTTTGTTCTCTTTGGAAAACAGATGATGCAGTAACTAGTACTAACACTTAG
- the LOC139866861 gene encoding uncharacterized protein, with the protein MLSTIRSLRLRRNLLAVYILIKRLPVTATEYLLSLYYSSCNLAPCTVDLDDHQTSMHVWVPNHRKFDKPNLILIHGYGGNSKWQFILQIGELASNFNVYIPDLVFFGNSCSTRNERTDTFQAKCVCDVMKKLGVEKYNVYGISYGGFVAYRMAEMEEKVVEKVVIVNSGIVFKEEQKLDLLNKFGKNVVDVLVPEKPEDIKLLCRMSMYKLNVSKWLPDFFLRGFIAGDGCKKEKRELVEYLLMEKPHLQFPVLNQETLIIWGEKDNIFPVHLAHQLQRHLGPKSKLEILKDVGHAANMEAPTSLNKFVTLFVTS; encoded by the exons ATGTTGTCAACAATTAGATCTTTGCGGCTTCGTCGCAATCTACTTGCCGTTTACATCCTCATAAAACGTCTTCCCGTGACTGCAACCGAATATTTGTTATCGTTATACTACTCATCATGCAACCTCGCGCCATGCACCGTTGATCTCGACGATCACCAAACTTCCATGCACGTATGGGTCCCAAATCATCGTAAATTCGACAAACCTAACCTCATCCTTATCCACGGGTACGGTGGTAACTCAAAGTGGCAATTCATACTACAAATAGGTGAATTGGCAAGTAACTTCAATGTTTACATACCCGATCTCGTGTTTTTTGGGAACTCATGTTCTACAAGAAATGAACGGACAGATACGTTTCAAGCAAAGTGTGTGTGTGATGTAATGAAGAAACTGGGAGTTGAGAAGTATAATGTGTATGGGATTAGCTATGGCGGGTTTGTAGCATATCGAATGGCGGAAATGGAAGAAAAGGTGGTGGAAAAAGTGGTGATTGTGAATAGTGGAATTGTGTTTAAGGAAGAACAGAAATTGGATTTGTTGAATAAATTTGGAAAGAATGTTGTGGATGTTTTGGTACCGGAAAAACCGGAGGACATAAAGTTATTGTGTAGGATGTCAATGTATAAATTGAATGTTTCAAAATGGTTACCTGATTTCTTTCTCAGGGGATTCATCGCG GGAGATGGTTGTAAGAAGGAAAAAAGAGAACTGGTGGAATATTTGCTTATGGAAAAACCTCATCTTCAATTTCCTGTTTTAAATCAG GAAACACTTATAATATGGGGAGAAAAAGACAATATTTTCCCAGTTCATTTGGCACATCAGTTACAGAG ACACTTGGGTCCAAAATCAAAGCTAGAGATACTTAAGGATGTAGGACATGCTGCAAATATGGAAGCTCCAACTTCACTCAACAAATTTGTTACATTATTTGTAACAAGTTGA
- the LOC139866646 gene encoding uncharacterized protein translates to MNRSSNVASRSSNGSWLWFWRRPPRGGVEESQHADLREALSSISLSASTDYWTWENPPNNVFEVTQARRAIESSIMHNSPSFSMWCKTAPIKVNIFIWRLNLDRLPTIPNLEHRDVTVDRDCCALCDVSEESRDHLFIRCDTSYQIWCRIGIWLDISFPILDSIEDLWSWINSLPQIGNRRFIVKVAAISTLWHIWSLRNGIIFKDHNIRKSYVFDYIVLSAFNWIYSRYHKSTLNWTTWLHSPLYSL, encoded by the coding sequence ATGAACCGCTCAAGTAATGTGGCTTCAAGATCTTCAAACGGTTCATGGTTATGGTTTTGGCGACGCCCCCCTAGAGGAGGTGTTGAAGAGAGCCAACACGCGGATCTAAGAGAGGCTCTTTCATCGATAAGCCTATCTGCATCCACAGACTACTGGACATGGGAAAATCCTCCAAACAACGTATTCGAAGTTACTCAAGCTAGACGCGCTATCGAGAGTTCTATCATGCATAATTCCCCTTCTTTCTCCATGTGGTGCAAAACGGCTCCAATTAAAGTGAACATCTTCATTTGGCGCCTTAATCTTGACCGCCTTCCAACGATTCCGAATCTGGAGCATAGAGATGTCACAGTGGACAGAGATTGTTGTGCCCTTTGCGACGTCTCTGAAGAATCTCGGGATCATCTTTTTATAAGGTGCGATACAAGCTATCAGATTTGGTGCAGGATTGGTATTTGGCTAGACATCTCTTTCCCAATTTTGGATTCAATAGAAGATCTTTGGTCTTGGATCAATTCCCTCCCCCAGATTGGCAATAGACGGTTCATTGTTAAAGTGGCGGCTATTTCAACTCTTTGGCATATCTGGAGTCTCAGGAACGGCATCATTTTCAAGGATCACAACATCAGAAAATCTTACGTTTTTGATTATATTGTATTGTCCGCTTTTAATTGGATCTATTCGAGGTACCACAAGTCTACTTTAAATTGGACTACGTGGTTACACTCGCCTCTCTATTCCTTGTAA